A portion of the Faecalibacterium sp. I3-3-89 genome contains these proteins:
- a CDS encoding ABC transporter ATP-binding protein yields MSEFQTKLHSVPSGGFLTDRDKDKKPILDVRELGIDFGGLTAVDGFNLMIGRNEITGLIGPNGAGKTTVFNLLTNVYQPTRGSILIDGMPTAGKKTYQVNRMGVARTFQNIRLFKELSVIDNVKVGLHESMKYNLASSLLRLPNYWKEEKKCTERALELLDIFHMADLADAQAGSLPYGAQRRLEIMRALATSPKLLLLDEPAAGMNPSETAELTETIRRIRDEFNIAVLLIEHDMSLVMGICEGIAVLNFGRIIAKGTPDEIRNNPQVIEAYLGKKEG; encoded by the coding sequence ATGAGTGAGTTTCAGACGAAGTTACACAGCGTCCCTTCCGGCGGCTTTCTGACCGACCGCGACAAGGACAAGAAGCCCATCCTCGACGTCCGTGAGCTGGGCATCGACTTCGGCGGTCTGACCGCCGTGGACGGCTTCAACCTGATGATCGGCCGCAACGAGATCACGGGCCTCATCGGCCCCAACGGTGCCGGTAAGACCACGGTGTTCAACCTGCTGACCAACGTGTATCAGCCGACCCGCGGCTCCATCCTCATCGATGGTATGCCCACCGCCGGGAAGAAGACCTATCAGGTCAACCGGATGGGCGTGGCCCGCACCTTCCAGAACATCCGGCTGTTCAAAGAGCTGTCCGTCATCGACAATGTGAAGGTGGGCCTCCATGAGTCCATGAAGTACAATCTGGCCTCCTCGCTCCTCCGCCTGCCCAACTACTGGAAGGAAGAGAAGAAGTGCACCGAGCGTGCACTGGAGCTGCTGGACATCTTCCACATGGCCGACCTCGCCGATGCACAGGCCGGCAGCCTGCCCTACGGCGCGCAGCGCCGTCTGGAGATCATGCGTGCTCTGGCCACCAGCCCGAAGCTGCTGCTGCTGGACGAGCCTGCCGCCGGTATGAACCCCTCCGAGACTGCGGAGCTGACCGAGACCATCCGCCGCATCCGCGACGAGTTCAACATCGCTGTCCTGCTCATCGAGCACGATATGAGCCTTGTCATGGGCATCTGCGAGGGCATCGCCGTGCTGAACTTTGGCCGTATCATCGCCAAGGGCACGCCGGACGAGATCCGCAATAACCCGCAGGTCATTGAAGCCTATCTGGGCAAAAAGGAGGGCTGA
- a CDS encoding winged helix-turn-helix transcriptional regulator, which yields MKTKEELPACPVATAVSLIGGKWKLLILRNLKTRPWRFNELQRDLEGISQKVLTDSLRQMIDDGLAYRHDYQEMPPRVEYGLTSLGREMLPIIDALADFGNYYQSIIR from the coding sequence ATGAAAACAAAAGAAGAACTGCCCGCCTGCCCCGTGGCCACTGCGGTCTCCCTCATCGGCGGCAAGTGGAAGCTGCTGATCCTGCGCAATCTCAAGACCCGCCCATGGCGGTTCAACGAACTGCAAAGAGATCTGGAGGGAATCTCTCAGAAAGTTTTGACGGACAGCTTACGGCAGATGATCGACGACGGGCTCGCCTACCGACACGACTATCAGGAAATGCCCCCTCGCGTGGAGTATGGCCTGACCAGCCTCGGCAGAGAGATGCTTCCCATCATTGATGCCCTTGCCGATTTCGGGAACTACTACCAATCCATCATCCGATGA
- a CDS encoding branched-chain amino acid ABC transporter permease — protein sequence MNKLKRKTLKMPVRYLMNTVLVVLLFVLLSFMTQNVLSTYQNKVLLTVGINIILAVSLNVSTGYLGQLPLGHAGFMAVGAYTCALFTKYSPLPSGVAFVIGLALGAVMAGIFGVLIGIPALRLTGDYLAILTLGFGEIIRITLNNIDDVLGFKLFYGAKGLKNIPKYSNYWNVFLCVVITCFAIHAMMKSRHGRAVLAIRDNEIAAESCGIQTTYYKVMAFAFSAAFAGLAGGLYACYLGVLDPSTFGFMKSIEILVMVVLGGMGSMLGSILSATVLTILPEATRSFESYRMVVYSLVLILMMIFRPGGLLGSYDFSMSRIVEKAMNGELFRKKNADKEGADHE from the coding sequence ATGAACAAACTGAAACGCAAGACCCTGAAGATGCCGGTGCGCTATCTGATGAACACCGTGCTGGTGGTGCTGCTGTTCGTTCTGCTCTCCTTCATGACGCAGAACGTCCTCTCCACCTATCAGAACAAAGTCCTGCTCACCGTGGGCATCAATATCATCCTCGCCGTGTCCCTGAACGTGTCCACCGGCTATCTGGGTCAGCTGCCGCTGGGCCATGCCGGATTTATGGCTGTGGGTGCTTATACCTGCGCCCTCTTCACCAAGTACAGCCCGCTGCCCTCCGGCGTGGCGTTTGTCATCGGTCTGGCGCTGGGCGCTGTGATGGCCGGCATCTTCGGCGTCCTCATCGGCATCCCGGCTCTCCGCCTGACCGGCGACTATCTGGCCATCCTGACGCTGGGCTTCGGCGAGATCATCCGCATCACCCTGAACAACATCGACGATGTGCTGGGCTTCAAGCTGTTCTACGGCGCAAAGGGCCTCAAGAACATCCCGAAATACTCCAATTACTGGAACGTCTTCCTCTGCGTGGTCATCACCTGCTTCGCCATCCACGCCATGATGAAGAGCCGCCATGGCCGGGCTGTCCTCGCCATCCGCGACAACGAGATCGCAGCCGAGAGCTGCGGCATCCAGACGACCTATTATAAGGTCATGGCCTTCGCCTTCTCTGCGGCCTTCGCCGGTCTGGCCGGCGGCCTGTACGCCTGCTATCTGGGCGTCCTCGACCCCTCTACCTTCGGCTTCATGAAGTCCATCGAGATCCTGGTCATGGTGGTTCTGGGCGGCATGGGCTCCATGCTTGGCTCCATCCTCTCCGCCACCGTCCTGACCATCCTGCCCGAGGCCACCCGCAGCTTCGAGAGCTACCGCATGGTGGTCTACTCGCTGGTGCTGATCCTCATGATGATCTTCCGCCCGGGCGGACTGCTGGGCAGCTATGACTTCTCGATGAGCCGCATTGTGGAAAAGGCCATGAACGGCGAACTGTTCCGCAAAAAGAATGCTGACAAGGAGGGCGCAGACCATGAGTGA
- a CDS encoding ABC transporter ATP-binding protein has protein sequence MAQTLLKVDNINVFYGNIHAVKDVSFEVNEGEIVTLIGANGAGKSTTLKTVSGLLHPKTGDVLYKGKSIKGVRAHKIVEAGLAQVPEGRHVFLHMTVEENLDMGAYTQPNSTIAPNKEKVFELFPRLKERRKQLAGTMSGGEQQMLAMGRALMSNASMLMLDEPSMGLSPLLVQEIFDIIRNIHKEGMTILLVEQNAQMALSVADRAYVLETGRVVMEGTGAELLTNERVRSAYLGG, from the coding sequence ATGGCACAGACTTTACTGAAGGTTGATAACATCAACGTCTTTTACGGCAACATCCACGCGGTCAAGGATGTTTCCTTCGAGGTGAACGAGGGCGAGATCGTCACCCTCATCGGCGCCAACGGCGCAGGCAAGTCCACCACCCTGAAGACGGTGTCCGGCCTGCTCCACCCCAAGACCGGCGATGTGCTCTATAAGGGCAAGAGCATCAAGGGCGTCCGCGCCCATAAGATCGTCGAGGCCGGTCTGGCACAGGTGCCGGAGGGCCGCCACGTCTTCCTGCATATGACCGTGGAGGAGAATCTGGACATGGGCGCTTACACCCAGCCCAACTCCACCATCGCCCCCAACAAGGAAAAGGTCTTCGAGCTGTTCCCCCGCCTGAAGGAGCGCCGCAAGCAGCTGGCCGGGACTATGTCCGGCGGCGAGCAGCAGATGCTGGCCATGGGCCGCGCCCTGATGAGCAACGCTTCCATGCTGATGCTGGACGAGCCTTCTATGGGCCTGTCCCCCCTGCTGGTGCAGGAGATCTTTGACATTATCCGGAACATCCACAAGGAGGGCATGACCATCCTTCTGGTGGAGCAGAACGCACAGATGGCCCTTTCTGTGGCCGACCGCGCCTACGTCCTCGAGACGGGCCGTGTGGTCATGGAGGGCACCGGTGCCGAACTGCTGACCAACGAGCGTGTCCGCAGCGCATATCTGGGCGGCTAA